A genomic region of Pseudomonas frederiksbergensis contains the following coding sequences:
- a CDS encoding NAD(P)/FAD-dependent oxidoreductase: MPAWRTISLWMDQLEEPLRARPSLEKDLDVDVAIIGAGYTGLWTAYYLKRLAPDLKIAIIEAQTAGFGASGRNGGWLMGNLLGEDRLLADLPAEQRRASFDLLHRIPDEVEVVLEREGIDCDFRKGGVLYCAARYPEQESSLRRYLDSLYRQGLNEADYCWLSPEQLAQQIRVAKPYGAIFAPHCATIQPAKLVSGLARAVERMGVSIYENSPVSHWQSGRLRTAKASVRSRWIVPAVEGYAVTLAPLGRYQLPVQSLLVATEPLSASTWDEIGLSRGQAFSESSRQVTYGQRTADNRLVFGARGGYQFAGKLRHDFDLTRNEVELRRYLFGELFPQLKSVNITHSWGGNLGMSRRFKPHMLCDQRSGIALSGGYGGEGVGASHLGGRTLADLILGRDTERVRQPWVIAQGGLDALKAWEPEPLRWLGYNAIIRSFIHEDQALADPTSAPWRRKLASQVAGFMEGFMR; encoded by the coding sequence ATGCCGGCGTGGCGCACTATCAGTTTGTGGATGGACCAGCTTGAGGAGCCGTTACGGGCACGGCCGTCGCTTGAGAAGGATCTGGATGTCGATGTCGCAATCATCGGTGCCGGCTACACCGGCCTCTGGACCGCTTACTACCTCAAGCGTCTGGCACCCGACCTGAAGATCGCCATCATTGAAGCCCAGACTGCGGGCTTCGGTGCATCTGGTCGCAACGGCGGCTGGTTGATGGGCAATCTGCTGGGTGAGGATCGTTTGCTTGCCGATTTGCCGGCGGAACAGCGCCGCGCGTCTTTTGATTTGCTGCATCGTATTCCTGATGAAGTGGAAGTCGTCCTCGAACGTGAAGGCATCGACTGCGACTTTCGCAAGGGCGGGGTGCTTTACTGCGCGGCCCGTTATCCCGAGCAGGAAAGCAGCCTGCGTCGTTATCTGGACTCGCTCTACCGCCAGGGCCTGAACGAAGCCGATTACTGCTGGCTCAGCCCCGAGCAACTCGCTCAACAGATCCGTGTCGCCAAACCCTATGGCGCAATTTTTGCGCCGCACTGCGCGACGATCCAGCCGGCGAAGCTGGTGAGTGGCCTGGCGCGTGCGGTGGAGCGCATGGGCGTCAGCATCTATGAAAACAGTCCGGTCAGTCACTGGCAATCCGGCCGCTTGCGCACCGCCAAGGCTTCAGTGCGCAGCCGCTGGATCGTGCCGGCTGTGGAAGGCTACGCCGTGACGCTGGCGCCGTTGGGGCGTTATCAGTTACCGGTGCAGAGCTTGTTGGTGGCGACCGAACCTTTGTCCGCCTCGACCTGGGACGAGATCGGTCTCAGCCGTGGCCAGGCGTTCAGTGAAAGCAGTCGCCAGGTCACTTACGGCCAACGCACCGCTGACAATCGACTGGTGTTCGGTGCCCGTGGCGGCTACCAGTTTGCCGGCAAGCTGCGCCACGACTTTGACCTGACCCGGAATGAAGTCGAGTTGCGTCGCTACCTGTTTGGCGAGCTTTTCCCGCAGCTGAAGAGCGTCAACATCACCCATTCCTGGGGCGGCAACCTCGGCATGTCCCGACGCTTCAAGCCGCACATGCTCTGCGATCAGCGTAGTGGCATCGCCTTGTCTGGCGGTTATGGTGGCGAGGGTGTCGGCGCGAGCCATCTCGGCGGCAGGACCCTGGCGGACCTGATTCTTGGACGCGACACCGAGCGGGTCCGTCAGCCGTGGGTCATTGCGCAGGGTGGTCTCGACGCGCTCAAAGCCTGGGAGCCCGAGCCACTGCGCTGGTTGGGCTACAACGCGATCATTCGAAGTTTCATCCATGAGGACCAGGCCCTGGCCGACCCGACCAGCGCGCCATGGCGCCGCAAACTGGCCAGTCAGGTAGCGGGTTTCATGGAAGGTTTCATGCGGTAA
- a CDS encoding AprI/Inh family metalloprotease inhibitor produces MTHNAFTYRAMAWLIATLIMFSGEVVMASSLRLADPSELAGEWQVYLKSAPQNICALKLEQNQIVAGDIECLAGWLSETPIGWFPEPDGLSLTGKEGSRIIHLGRQQEGRYQSTKPSDPQIVLQRVPD; encoded by the coding sequence ATGACCCATAACGCCTTTACCTATAGGGCAATGGCTTGGCTGATCGCCACGCTGATAATGTTTTCTGGAGAGGTAGTCATGGCAAGCAGCCTGAGATTAGCGGACCCGTCGGAACTGGCCGGGGAGTGGCAGGTTTACCTGAAGTCTGCCCCACAAAACATCTGTGCACTGAAACTTGAACAGAATCAAATAGTGGCTGGCGATATTGAATGCCTCGCTGGCTGGCTCAGCGAAACACCCATCGGTTGGTTCCCGGAACCCGACGGTCTATCGCTGACCGGTAAAGAAGGTTCAAGAATTATTCATCTTGGCCGACAGCAAGAAGGGCGTTACCAAAGTACCAAACCATCTGACCCGCAGATTGTTCTGCAACGCGTTCCAGACTAA
- a CDS encoding HlyD family type I secretion periplasmic adaptor subunit: MTIEQGYAPERPERDAGFFARMGWILAVVGAGSFFLWASLAPLDQGMAVQGTVVVSGKRKAVQSMSGGVVSRILVREGEAVKQGQPLFRLDQTQVEADVQSLQAQYRMAWASLARWQSERDNLKQVSFPAELSNDPDPRLALVLEGQRQLFSSRREAFDREQAGLRANIEGATAQLAGMRRARTDLTAQAESLRQQLTNLQPLADNGYIPRNRLMDYQRQLSQVQQQLAQNTGESGRVEQGILETRLKLQQHSEEYQKEVRSQLADAQLKSLTLEQQLTSADFNLQHSEITAPADGIAVNLGVHTEGAVVRPGETLLEIVPQGTRLEVEGHLPVNLIDKVGSHLPVDILFTAFNQSKTPRVPGEVSLISADQMVDEKTGVPYYVLRSSVSDVAMGKLNGLVIKPGMPAEMFVRTGERSLLNYLFKPLLDRAGSALTEE; the protein is encoded by the coding sequence ATGACAATCGAACAAGGTTACGCACCGGAGCGCCCTGAGCGCGACGCCGGCTTTTTTGCCCGCATGGGCTGGATCCTCGCCGTGGTCGGCGCCGGCAGCTTTTTTCTCTGGGCCAGTCTGGCGCCTCTCGATCAGGGGATGGCGGTGCAGGGCACGGTGGTGGTGTCCGGCAAGCGCAAGGCTGTGCAGTCGATGAGTGGCGGGGTGGTCAGCCGGATTCTGGTGCGTGAAGGTGAGGCCGTGAAACAAGGTCAGCCGTTGTTTCGCCTCGACCAGACTCAGGTCGAAGCGGACGTGCAATCCTTGCAAGCCCAATACCGTATGGCCTGGGCCAGTCTGGCGCGTTGGCAGAGTGAGCGTGACAACCTCAAACAGGTGAGTTTCCCGGCCGAACTGAGCAACGACCCCGACCCGCGTCTGGCGTTGGTGCTGGAGGGCCAGCGGCAACTGTTCAGCAGCCGTCGCGAAGCGTTCGATCGTGAGCAGGCCGGGTTGCGCGCCAACATCGAAGGTGCCACCGCGCAATTGGCCGGGATGCGTCGGGCGCGCACCGACTTGACCGCGCAGGCTGAATCGCTGCGCCAGCAACTGACCAACCTGCAACCCTTGGCCGACAACGGTTACATCCCGCGCAACCGGCTGATGGACTACCAGCGTCAGCTCTCGCAGGTGCAACAGCAGCTGGCGCAGAACACCGGCGAAAGCGGGCGAGTGGAGCAGGGCATTCTTGAAACGCGCTTGAAGCTGCAACAGCACAGCGAGGAGTACCAGAAAGAGGTGCGCAGCCAGTTGGCAGACGCACAGCTCAAGAGCCTGACCCTGGAGCAGCAGCTGACCTCGGCCGATTTTAATCTGCAACACAGCGAAATCACTGCGCCGGCCGATGGCATCGCGGTCAACCTCGGCGTGCACACCGAAGGCGCGGTGGTTCGTCCGGGTGAAACCTTGCTGGAGATCGTGCCCCAAGGCACACGCCTTGAGGTCGAAGGTCACCTGCCGGTGAACCTGATCGACAAGGTCGGCAGTCACTTGCCGGTAGACATCCTGTTCACCGCGTTCAACCAGAGCAAAACCCCGCGGGTGCCGGGCGAAGTCAGTCTGATTTCAGCCGACCAGATGGTCGATGAAAAAACCGGCGTGCCGTACTACGTGCTGCGCAGCAGCGTCAGCGATGTGGCCATGGGGAAACTCAACGGGCTGGTGATCAAGCCGGGCATGCCGGCGGAAATGTTCGTACGCACCGGTGAACGCTCACTCCTCAACTATCTGTTCAAACCTCTGCTCGACCGGGCAGGCTCCGCATTGACCGAGGAATAA
- a CDS encoding TolC family outer membrane protein: MSRRMSKLSILGTAIAWLVCTHVHAMGPFEVYEQALRNDPVFLGAIKERDAGLENRAIGRAGLLPKLSYDYNKGRNNSKATSLDEHRRNQTEDRNYNSYGSTFTLQQPLFDYEAYAAYRKGVAQSLFADENFRGKSQELLVRVLTYYTQALFAQDQIDIAQAKKKAFEEQFQQNEQMFRQGEGTRTDILEAESRYELATAEEIEARDEQDAALRELGALIGTRDIDIKDLEPLGESFESFTLQPANFDTWHELALSNNPNLASQRQAVEVARFEVERNRAGHLPRVSAYATARQNESESGNTYNQRYDTNTIGIQVSVPLYAGGGVSASTRQASRSMEQAEYDLDSKTRETLIELRRQFSACLSGVSKLRAYQKALTSAEALVVSTKQSILGGERVNLDALNAEQQLYTTRRDLAQTRYDYLMAWTKLHYYAGNLREEDLAKVDEAFGRRKTTR; encoded by the coding sequence ATGTCCCGTCGTATGAGCAAGCTTTCCATTCTCGGGACCGCTATTGCATGGCTGGTCTGCACCCACGTTCACGCCATGGGGCCATTTGAGGTTTACGAACAGGCACTGCGCAACGATCCGGTATTCCTGGGTGCCATCAAGGAGCGTGACGCTGGCCTGGAAAACCGCGCGATTGGCCGTGCCGGTTTGCTGCCGAAACTGTCGTACGACTACAACAAGGGCCGCAACAACTCCAAGGCCACTTCCCTGGACGAACACCGTCGCAATCAGACCGAAGACCGCAACTACAACAGCTACGGCTCGACCTTCACCCTGCAACAGCCGCTGTTCGACTATGAGGCGTACGCGGCCTATCGCAAGGGCGTCGCGCAATCGCTGTTCGCCGATGAAAATTTTCGCGGCAAGAGCCAGGAACTGCTGGTGCGGGTGCTGACCTATTACACCCAGGCGCTGTTTGCCCAGGATCAGATCGACATCGCGCAAGCGAAGAAAAAAGCCTTCGAAGAACAGTTCCAGCAGAACGAGCAGATGTTCCGTCAGGGCGAGGGCACCCGCACCGATATTCTCGAAGCGGAATCGCGTTACGAACTGGCCACCGCTGAAGAGATCGAGGCCCGCGACGAGCAAGATGCTGCCTTGCGCGAGCTGGGAGCGCTGATCGGCACGCGGGATATTGATATCAAGGACCTCGAGCCCTTGGGCGAGTCCTTTGAGTCATTCACCTTGCAACCGGCCAATTTCGACACTTGGCATGAACTCGCACTGAGCAACAACCCGAACCTGGCGTCCCAGCGTCAGGCGGTTGAAGTGGCGCGGTTCGAAGTAGAGCGCAATCGCGCCGGGCACCTGCCCAGGGTCAGCGCCTACGCGACAGCGCGGCAGAACGAGTCGGAAAGCGGCAACACCTACAACCAGCGCTACGACACCAACACCATAGGCATTCAGGTCAGCGTGCCGCTGTATGCCGGTGGTGGGGTGTCGGCATCGACTCGTCAGGCCAGTCGCTCGATGGAGCAAGCCGAATACGATCTGGACTCGAAAACCCGCGAAACCCTGATCGAACTGCGTCGCCAGTTCAGCGCCTGCCTGTCGGGTGTCAGCAAGCTGCGCGCCTATCAAAAGGCCCTGACGTCGGCCGAAGCGCTGGTGGTCTCGACCAAGCAAAGCATCCTCGGCGGCGAGCGGGTCAACCTTGATGCGCTGAACGCCGAACAGCAGCTCTACACCACACGCCGTGACCTGGCCCAGACCCGTTATGACTATTTGATGGCCTGGACCAAGTTGCATTACTACGCCGGCAACTTGCGTGAAGAGGACCTGGCCAAGGTCGATGAAGCCTTCGGCCGGCGTAAGACAACCCGATAA
- a CDS encoding REP-associated tyrosine transposase, with translation MPVSTNAGRLRKGRVSEAGRIYLLTAVVHQRQSVFLDWRLGRLVVEQLRLVQEDGWADFLTWIVMPDHFHCLLELREKTLAQVMCRIKSRSSLAVNQALGRKGRLWQKGYHDRAVRGEEDVKTLARYVIQNPIRAGLVQRVHDYPLWDACWL, from the coding sequence ATGCCTGTTTCAACGAATGCTGGACGATTGCGCAAAGGACGGGTGTCGGAGGCTGGGCGAATTTACTTACTGACTGCGGTCGTTCATCAGCGCCAGTCGGTTTTTTTGGATTGGCGATTGGGGCGGTTGGTGGTGGAGCAGCTTAGGCTTGTTCAGGAAGATGGCTGGGCAGACTTCTTGACCTGGATCGTGATGCCAGATCATTTTCATTGCTTGCTTGAACTGCGAGAAAAGACGTTGGCGCAAGTGATGTGTCGTATCAAGTCTCGCAGTAGTTTGGCAGTGAATCAGGCATTAGGGCGTAAAGGGCGTTTGTGGCAGAAGGGGTATCACGATCGCGCTGTTCGCGGGGAAGAAGACGTGAAAACCCTTGCGCGATACGTCATTCAAAACCCGATTCGTGCCGGGTTGGTTCAGCGGGTTCATGATTATCCGTTATGGGATGCGTGCTGGCTCTGA
- a CDS encoding serralysin family metalloprotease: protein MSKVKVKAIESADAAPSSAWSQIDSFSHQYDRGGNLTVNGKPSFSVDQAATQLLRDGASWHDLNGNGKIDLTYSFLTAPTSNFSDLGVTGFSQFSSVQKAQAVLAMQSWADVANVSFTQAAKGGDGHMSFGNYSGGQEGAAAFAFLPGTEPGHDGESWYLTGSGYNVNKTPGVNNYGRQTLTHEIGHTLGLSHPGDYNAGEGNPTYNDASYGQDTRGYSLMSYWSESNTNQNFSKGGVEAYSSGPLMDDIAAVQKLYGANMSTRADDTTYGFNSNTGRDYLSATSSSDKLVFSVWDGGGNDTLDFSGFTQNQKINLNEASFSDVGGLVGNVSIAKGVTVENAIGGSGNDLLIGNSANNVLKGGAGNDIIYGAGGADKLWGGSGSDTFVYAASSDSKPGAADQIMDFTSGLDKIDLSAITQGAGLHFVNAFTGAAGDAVLSTISGGSSLAIDFSGHGVADFLVSTVGQAATTDIVA, encoded by the coding sequence ATGTCGAAAGTAAAAGTTAAAGCTATTGAATCGGCCGACGCAGCACCAAGTTCCGCGTGGTCGCAAATCGATAGTTTCAGCCATCAGTATGACCGTGGCGGCAATCTGACGGTCAATGGCAAACCCTCCTTCTCGGTAGATCAAGCCGCGACGCAACTGCTGCGTGACGGTGCCTCCTGGCACGATCTCAACGGCAACGGCAAGATCGATCTCACCTATTCGTTTCTGACCGCTCCAACGTCGAACTTCAGCGACCTGGGTGTTACTGGCTTTAGCCAGTTCAGTTCTGTGCAGAAGGCCCAGGCCGTGCTCGCCATGCAATCCTGGGCGGACGTAGCCAATGTCAGCTTTACCCAAGCGGCAAAGGGGGGCGATGGTCACATGAGTTTCGGCAACTACAGTGGCGGCCAGGAAGGTGCAGCAGCATTCGCTTTCCTGCCCGGTACTGAACCTGGCCATGACGGCGAGTCCTGGTACCTGACCGGCAGTGGCTACAACGTCAACAAGACCCCGGGCGTGAACAACTATGGTCGCCAGACCCTGACTCACGAAATCGGGCATACCCTCGGTCTGTCTCACCCTGGCGACTACAACGCCGGCGAAGGCAATCCGACCTACAACGACGCGTCCTATGGCCAGGACACTCGTGGCTACAGCCTCATGAGTTACTGGAGTGAGAGCAACACCAACCAGAACTTCAGCAAGGGTGGTGTCGAGGCGTATTCCTCCGGCCCGTTGATGGACGATATTGCGGCGGTGCAGAAGCTCTACGGTGCCAACATGAGCACCCGTGCCGATGACACCACCTACGGTTTCAACTCCAATACCGGTCGTGATTACCTCAGCGCGACGTCTTCGTCGGACAAGCTGGTGTTCTCGGTGTGGGACGGCGGCGGCAACGATACCCTGGACTTCTCTGGTTTCACCCAGAATCAGAAAATCAACCTCAATGAGGCCTCGTTCTCCGACGTTGGCGGCTTGGTAGGCAACGTTTCCATTGCCAAGGGTGTGACCGTCGAGAATGCCATCGGCGGTTCGGGGAATGACTTGCTGATTGGTAACAGCGCGAACAACGTGCTCAAAGGCGGTGCCGGTAACGACATCATCTACGGCGCGGGTGGCGCGGACAAACTCTGGGGTGGATCGGGCTCGGATACCTTCGTGTATGCCGCAAGCTCGGACTCCAAGCCAGGTGCGGCCGATCAGATCATGGACTTCACCAGTGGTCTGGACAAAATCGACCTGAGTGCCATCACCCAAGGCGCGGGCCTGCACTTCGTGAACGCGTTCACCGGTGCGGCAGGCGACGCGGTATTGAGCACGATTTCCGGTGGCAGCAGCCTTGCCATCGACTTCTCCGGGCATGGCGTGGCTGACTTCCTGGTCAGCACCGTTGGCCAGGCAGCGACCACGGACATCGTGGCCTGA
- a CDS encoding type I secretion system permease/ATPase: MRMAKTTPTAPLLKALGDYKRILISVGCFTALINVLMLVPSIYMLQVYDRVLSSQNETTLAMLSLMVVGFFVFIGLLETVRSFIVIRIGSQLERRFNLRVYQAAFERNLFKGEGNAGQSLGDLTHIRQFVTGPALFAFFDAPWFPVYLFVIYLFNVWLGVFATVGAVLLIGLAFLNEAMTKKPLGEAGGYSQRSSQLATSHLHNAETIQAMGMLGALRKRWFQVHSRFLGLQNQASDTGAVISSLSKTLRLCLQSLVLGLGALLVIKGEMTAGMMIAGSILMGRVLSPIDQLIAVWKQWSGAKLAYRRLDALLQEFPSSDDAMELPAPKGQMTFEQVSAGPPGQRTATLHRVNFNLGAGEVLGVLGASGSGKSTLARVLVGVWPTLAGTVRLDGADIHRWNRDDLGPYIGYLPQDIELFSGSVAENIARFREADAQKVVEAAQQAGVHEMILRLPQGYDTLLGEDGSGLSGGQKQRVALARALYGGPSLVVLDEPNSNLDTVGEAALASAIAQMKAQGTSVILVTHRSSALAQADKLLVLNEGCLQAFGPSQEVLKALSGAQQEQPREKPAAPAGLSMSRQYQAPTKSSGV, encoded by the coding sequence ATGAGAATGGCGAAGACCACTCCCACTGCACCGCTATTGAAGGCGCTGGGCGACTATAAACGTATTCTGATCAGCGTCGGTTGTTTCACCGCATTGATTAACGTACTGATGTTAGTGCCGTCGATTTACATGCTCCAGGTCTATGACCGGGTACTCTCGTCGCAGAATGAAACCACCCTGGCCATGTTGTCGCTGATGGTGGTGGGCTTTTTCGTGTTTATCGGTTTGCTGGAGACTGTGCGCAGCTTCATCGTGATTCGCATCGGCAGCCAGCTTGAGCGACGCTTCAATCTGCGGGTCTATCAGGCCGCGTTCGAGCGCAACCTGTTCAAGGGCGAAGGCAATGCCGGCCAGTCGTTGGGCGACCTGACCCACATTCGTCAGTTCGTCACCGGGCCTGCGCTGTTTGCGTTCTTCGATGCACCGTGGTTTCCGGTTTACCTGTTCGTGATCTATCTGTTCAACGTCTGGCTTGGGGTGTTCGCGACCGTCGGTGCGGTGCTGCTGATCGGTCTGGCGTTCCTCAACGAGGCGATGACCAAAAAGCCCTTGGGTGAGGCCGGCGGTTACTCGCAACGATCCTCGCAACTGGCCACCAGTCACCTGCACAACGCCGAGACCATCCAGGCGATGGGCATGCTCGGGGCGTTGCGCAAACGCTGGTTCCAGGTGCATTCGCGTTTTCTGGGCTTGCAGAATCAGGCCAGCGATACCGGCGCGGTCATCAGTTCCCTGAGTAAAACCCTGCGTCTGTGCCTGCAATCGCTGGTGCTGGGGCTGGGCGCGTTGCTGGTGATCAAGGGCGAGATGACCGCCGGGATGATGATCGCAGGCTCGATCCTGATGGGCCGGGTACTGAGCCCGATCGATCAGTTGATTGCTGTCTGGAAACAATGGAGCGGGGCAAAGCTGGCGTATCGGCGCCTGGACGCCTTGCTGCAAGAGTTCCCGTCGAGTGACGACGCCATGGAGTTGCCTGCGCCCAAGGGCCAGATGACCTTCGAACAGGTCAGCGCTGGTCCACCGGGCCAACGTACGGCGACCTTGCACAGGGTCAATTTCAACCTCGGGGCTGGCGAAGTGCTGGGGGTGCTTGGTGCGTCCGGCTCCGGCAAATCGACTCTGGCGCGGGTGCTGGTGGGTGTCTGGCCGACCCTGGCCGGCACTGTGCGGCTGGACGGTGCGGACATCCACCGCTGGAACCGCGACGACCTTGGCCCCTACATCGGCTATCTGCCACAAGACATCGAACTGTTCAGCGGCAGCGTCGCCGAGAACATTGCACGCTTTCGCGAGGCAGACGCGCAGAAGGTGGTCGAAGCGGCTCAACAAGCCGGCGTGCACGAGATGATTCTGCGCTTGCCGCAAGGCTACGACACGTTGCTCGGCGAGGACGGCAGCGGTTTATCCGGCGGCCAGAAACAGCGCGTGGCCCTGGCCCGAGCACTGTATGGCGGGCCTAGCCTGGTGGTGCTCGATGAACCGAACTCGAACCTCGATACCGTTGGCGAGGCCGCATTGGCCAGCGCCATTGCACAGATGAAAGCCCAGGGCACCAGCGTGATTCTGGTGACCCACCGTTCCTCTGCGTTGGCCCAGGCCGACAAGTTGCTGGTGCTCAACGAAGGCTGTTTGCAAGCCTTCGGGCCGAGCCAGGAAGTGCTCAAGGCGCTGTCGGGTGCGCAACAGGAACAACCACGGGAAAAACCCGCCGCACCGGCCGGGCTCAGCATGAGCCGCCAGTATCAGGCCCCGACCAAGAGCAGCGGTGTATGA